Genomic segment of Eupeodes corollae chromosome 2, idEupCoro1.1, whole genome shotgun sequence:
accgacgtcttggtcaaaacgacaCCATCgacagaagcatggactatgacaaaagccgatgaaagcaccttgggtcgcttcgagagaaatgttcttcgtgtgatctacggtcccgtatgcatcgaaggggagtggaggagaagatagaacgacgaactgtacgggctgtacagcgacgtagacttagccagaagagtaaaagtccaacgattaagatggctgggtcacgtagagcgcctggaaactaatgctccggcctggaaagtcttcgaatccacacccacaggacagcgcagtagagaaggaccgcggatcaggtggcgcgcacaagtggaaggtgacctcacccaacttggagcgcaaaactggagacatctagctagggaccgagttatAGATGGAGACGTTTGTttagtgaggccctagttcacataggactgtagcaccaccttgaAGTTTCAAGGCCTACCTtggcatttcttaaaatttcaagggCTCCCATTTATATCACAAGACATCCCTTGGAATCAAGAGACCTACTATGAGATTTTTAGAGTTGAGAAAATCTAAGGTCGGTTAAGTCTAGAGTTGGAAATCGTTGAAAACTTCAAGTGTTTTTCTTATGAGTAATGAAAATGTAGTTGATTAGGAGttactacaaaaatgtatagGACAAATAAAACCTGCTTAATTGACTCGTCAGCTCTTTGGAAAAACACAAACGTAtttcaattagaaaaaaattgaaataaattataaggaaattcaaatcaaaacccGAAAGTGATAGACAATACACCAGTCGTaactcttttttaattcttataagaCCCTATAACTTTCTGGCAGTACATTGTTGCCGCAAGCCTTCACAAATGcgtaacgaaaaaaataaacaccctACAAAATAGTAAGAAAATCGTAAAAGGACTGCACGGTTTCCatagtatttcaaaattataactaGAAGGTATTTAtcattctttttatattaaaaacgctttgaaatttaaaaaagtatctcaCTAATTTAAGGCAAATAATGCAAATTGGTGCATGAACATTACaattaaaaggaaatttaaatggAATCCTTGAAAAAAGGTGTGACATaataacacaatttaaaaattaaaaagaaatgtagAGATTTTGTTACACTTCAACCAATGTGGCAGCACTGATACATACAAAGATGGTGTAATAAAGATGAACATGTTTTTCTTTACTATAATCTTCACTTCTGTATTATAGGAATTTCCCATAATGCAGAAGTGAATATCCTTTCCCTCCATCTCACATGTAAATCATCTAAAAATCGAGTAAAAGTGAAATCTCTATGCACAGCGGAATTTCACATTAACTTTTATAGTCGGTGGTCCTACTGCGGAGGGTTTATGTATTATTCCTATAAATTGTTATTGtactttatttgaattttttaaatctcaaaatataCAGTTGTATACACTTTATCCACTGCACATCAACGACATCCAACATTTAAACAGATTTAAACTTCAAAGTAGTACCCATTCACCCACaccggaatggttgagagttgaaagtgactagaccctagttctcatttattaaatttattatttatttatttaaacttaaaatcgGATTTGTGTAGGAATTCAAATACGCGCCTCAGTTACACACCTCATTGTGTATCCCACTTAAGACACACCAACATTTGTTTCCCTCCTAAATCAGATGCACCAAcccgaagaaaataaaatctaacaaCTTGACACTTAAATGACGTTTGAATAATGACAGCTGAAagataattttccaaaaaattaaagttgttcGAAAAATCTTGCGACGATGGCCAGCTTAATTAAAGGGCTTCAACTTGCccaacaaatttcaaagaattCTTCAATTCTTTTCACTGCCTCCAGAACTGCTTCCCGTAAGTAAACTGAATCTATGtcaattaaacttaattaatCGATGGAAGTCTGCTGAAATTATTTACACTGCTTCTTTACGTAATCCACACTCATCACATCACCATTTATCCGACTGACATTTCAACACTTGTTCTCATAATTCTTCCCAAATATTTGATTAgaattcgtttattttatttaagattggAACAAGGATTTCAAACCAGGTCCATTCCCAAAAACCCAAGAAGAACGTGAAGCAGCAGCCAAAAAATATAATCTGCTACCAGAGGAATATCGCCCCTATGCAGATGAAGGTCTGTACTATGGTGACTACCCTCATTTGCCAGAAGGTCCCAATGGGCTAGGTGTTGAGGCTAAGGATAATTACTATCCATATGATTATCCCGAACACAAAAGGAACTTCAATGAACCGGTAAAGTTATAATTACTTTGATTTTTAACCCGGTTTAAATTCATATTGGTCTTTTTTAGGTTCATGCCCAAATCGATTTGATTGGTGAGGATCGTTACAGTCAACCTGAAAAAACACGTTTGGAGAATTGGCAATACTTTGCCAGTTTCTTTGGATTTATGACAGGCTGCTTTGTTCTGTATTACTGGTTGGAAGACAAGAAAATGTTCCGACCAGTTCTGCCCAAGCAGTACCCTGGAAAGGGCAAAGTACATTATACTTTCGAGCCGAATAACTaatgaaaattatgattttgCAATTTAGTAGCgataatttatgaaataaataaagaagatgGCAATTAATGATTTGTTGATCAAATTGGGAAaattatgttatattttttaaaaatatgttttaagacatttttggtCTTTGGTTTATTAAGTAATTTGACTTACCTTGTTTGTCGTAGAAAACAAAgtgtttgaaaattcaaaaacacggCTTGGTTTCGGTGAAATTCATGATTTAAACACATTATTTGGGGAAGCATCTTCTTCtagtattcatttttgttttaaaaatgaaaagtctTCCGAGCGAGATGTCGACGCAATACCCTTAGTACACAACAGGAAATAAAGAACCGTTACCGTTATCACTTTGCTGTGCACATCACTTTTAtgtataaatttagtttaaaatcttAATCTTTCGCTGTGGATTAAAGCAATTTTGCactagttttgtaaaaaaaactaattttcattACAATTAAAACTGAATTAAGGAATTTAAAACTACCGGGCCCGTATTACGAATCACAAAACACGACACAAAAATACGAAACCAAAAAACACAATAGCCACGGCATAAACCGATTACCGAATTACGAAAATGGATCCATGTAAATGTTgccagataaaaataaaaaaagaattttatttcgaaGCGCATCCAACTTCATACCTTTcaagatctttaaaaaatatttgcttagcCGGTTATTCATAAATTAAGACCGACACTTTTTGATATTTGTCATTGAAGTAATTTGAAGAGATTCGGATTTTTATGTTCCATCACAATTGGATTTCTAGAAATAAGTAATCTAGTGGACAAAATTTGATTGGGGCTAAAGGGTATGGCCAGctttaaatgttaacaaattattttttttttggggtgtCCCAGGATTGAACTaagattgatatttttcaaaaaattagtgGTTGAATCTAGGTTAgcaataagttttaaaatctcGGCAATTATGAATTTAAGTGACTTGGTTCAGACTTTTTGGTAGGAAATTGAATTGCCTAGAAAATTGtcccttatttgttttttttagcctTTACATTTATGATATAACGgcagaagaaaaaattataaaaagttagGTTAATTGGCCCTTTAATTCTCTGTTGGTAAACGTAAGTGATTCATTTCAAATGACACTTGAAATGCAGTGGACGACTGCTAAACATTATTTCTAAGGGCTAAAAATGAcatttccaactaatttttagcataagaagtgaaaaaaaagattaattaccTTAGTATAGTGTGATTTTAAAAGCGTGGAACTTTTGAATGCAATAAAGACATTATTAtcgttggtttctttttttaaattgacatgaattttactttttttgtggcAATACTTGGATTACTTTTCCCAACATTTGCGGCCGTATAACTCGACGAGAGCTGTCATTCAAGTGTTCAATCACTTCAGGCTTATATTGGCGTAGACTAGCAACTTCAAATATCCCCTCTGAAAGTAGTCAAGAGGCTTTAAATCTCACGATCATGGGTTTGTAACGTGAAACtattcaattttcttcaataaatcagTTGTGGCACGAGCTGTTTCATGTTGTACCCTTTTATTGAAACCGTAGCTCAACAAACACTTGAGGATTATCATCACTTCAAGTAAGgccgttttatttttaaacaaaagtgagcttcatcgctaaaaaaaattcttttttatgaattggGACCAACGGAAATCTTGTTTAAGTCCTAACTCGAAGGCTTCAAttcaaatcacttgacagcagacaaaatggccaccatagtaaaaaaaagtgttgtcaacttaaaactttatatgtacagttgtgttcataaaaataacatttaattagattgtcaattatttaaataacggaaattcttacaaaaaaaaattaccatgttacttgcatctaacggtctttagttttcatattagagacttttagcttgaatgTTTTCCCTAGTTTTCCCGGTGAAcactctggatatagagtgttcagaaaaatagcagtgcttttgattttataattaaaaagtggtaaaaattatttcttttttttatttttcgttaagtgaatattttactacataaagttttaagtatttgtaacatactggcatataaaaaattaataaatattagctcaaaaataaacaatgagacggtcaagacactgcaccgaagaaattcgaaaactgcgtttggagggaaaaacctactaaaatattcaagacatcctaggctgctcagcaaaaatggtcattAACGTCttaaaatggtaaaataaaccgaaaacgcgatTCCCAAAAAGGATGGCTACTGAAataactgacagaaaaattgttcagttagcaaaacagaacccttccataggctctaggaaaataagaaatggacttcaactgtctgttagcgctgttACAATACGAATACGTCTTTTATatgcgaagttaccagcccgaagttTACGCAAGGTATCATTcgtgacgaaaaggcatgtggcaaagagaatggagtttgttaaagcacaTAGAGATCAGGCAAAAGAGGAATGGAttaatgttctgtggagcgatgaaaacaaagtcgtcctttttgggtccgaGGTTAGTCGAAAATATGGgagaagaccctaaaatgcagcatacgatccacggtactctataaaaacagtgaagcatggtggaggaaaaattatgatatgggcttgcttatGGGCTTGCTACGGGGTCTGGTCTACTTATCCCATGGGGGGTATAAaggatgcaaccgagtatgtgaaaattctcgaggaggttatgttaccctatgctgaagaggaaatgcctttggtttgggtataccaacaaaacTATGATCCAAAACAACACTCCGCTATGGAGTGTCCCGCTCAATTACTGCGACAAAGCTAATggtaaaaatacttattttctgttattatgaaacaaaaatatttcactttgttattagaagtttaatgaaatatattataacgttgatattgaaggcctttttgttttatttggagagcactgctatttttatgaaaacaactaTACCTCTTCTGGTGTCCTGACTCtgttgcatgtttttttttttgtaatacagaATTTCAAAATAGGACGGAAAAATTCGTATTTGTTTGGATATTAACGCCTTAAATTCATCGGGTCTGTGTGAACATTTTCTGACCTAAGTCCTTTTTGCCTAACGCTAACGTCAAAGAATTGTGATCGGCAAAATGTATTCTGTTGATGGCaaataaagcaaaaagaaaGATCTTTCAATATTGGCAGATTTTTCACGAACATTTGTTCTACCAACCACGTAAACACCCAATTTTATCTGTCTCGtctaaaaacacaatttttatattttcactaACTGGATTATGTTCTTTCCAACTCCAccattcaatttttaacttgcAAAGTTTTTAAAGAGGAAAGAACAACAAAAGCTTATTGgattgaaaattatgaaaattaaaataaataggaaGTCActgacaaaataagaaaaaagaagttatgCAAAATGAGGTTGAAAAGGATTGCTTCATTATTGttacacttttttatattttgtatttttaaatgttcctgCTGTTTTcacttctaaaataaatttgcatattCTCTTTTCCCTATCATGAAAATTGTCTTCTAATGAGTCTACCAATTCTATTGTTTTCTAAAGTTTTCCAAAAGTGTAAACAGACTATTATTTAGTGGAAGATACAAAATTGTCGGCTATTGCCACGCAACTTTTCTACCAAAAATTGTCTAAAATCTAGATAAAATCAACCAACCACATAAAAGACAATATTTACTTGATAGAAAATTGGCAACTATCATCTAATTGGATGCTACAACCAAAATAGGAAGATCTTGCAATCGTGTATTGGGCGGCTTCAAGAACATTGGGAGACCTCATTTCCAGTCAACTGCTTTcgagtgtcatgaatttcaaattcagaagtTTAATTCACAAAactctaccttcagttcatagtacaaaaactaccaaaaacattgagcaggttcagacgacTTTAGGGACTTGAGAGTAAGACAAGTATCTGATtggtcagctgccaaaaaattgccgttcaattaaggcaactttaatggaaagtcgACTGGAAGGTTAGTCACTAAAAATCTCCCTTAtaatcaagtcaagtcaacttatgtcaaaatgacaattgatcatatTTGTTAAGCTAAACATTAtttctctatgatttatttattttctgcacaattccatttgaggttttgtgtaaaagggatccttgtaaaattggaaaagaaatgagACATATttccaaacaatacaaaatgtgAGTAGTGAAGGACTTGTAGCTTTCCTGATAATacttttgtagacaataataagaaacatttaagcttctaaccaaattgttgtaagataaaacaataaatggATAATCCAAACGATTTGtgggacgatgatgaattgataggtgtgtaacaatttaataaataagagataatcttgaagtttaaaaaaatagatcataattgtCTTCTAAAATTGggggcaaatagcttcttcatcgtcttttatgtacagaacattCTTAAATACACcttaaacttacattttgtatctttttgtttaccaacaaatacaaaaaagatgaaacCAATTAACAGCTGTTATTTAACATGTAAAAcgctaacaaaaaggtatccggatactctatctgtctgagatttaAAGAAGCCATAgggtaataaagttcagctgtcattttgacagaagtagacttggCTTGATATTTAGAGAAATTTTTCGtgactaactttccattaaagggAGCGTTCAAGTAATACGAAACGCAATTTTGGGGGAGGGGGTCTCGTAAAACGTTACGATGCGTTACAGGGGAGGAGGGGGTCTTTCTTACAACACGTTGCgtaacattgatttttttttaattgaatgaagGATGGTAACAATTGTGTGTAAAGctgaaaatttataagaaaaataaacaaaaaaacgcaGGTGTTGCGGATTAAAAATCTCTTGTTTTATTTAGTAAGGTAGGGTAGGGTGGGGCACATGCGACAGATTTTCTATAAATTCcttaaaacttgtttaaaaatgcatttttgaacgaggtttttgttttatttgaaacttaaacaattttactCAAGGAAATCACAAAGCTTGAAGATTTTACTCAAACCTAGGAGTTTAAAACAGATATGTTAAACAACTACTTCAAAATGTCGAAAGTGCCCCGTAGGTGGGGCACTTTCGTCGTACTCATGGGGCACATTCGACGCACATGTCGATGATACAGaatgtagaaaaaaaatatttttttttcctcggTTAtcgcacatttttttttatttatttaaataaatcaatctcatatctaaaaacataaaagttaaATAAGGTACTATACACATTCATCTTTTATACGATTATACATACGTATCAACTAAGATCACAAAGTATCAATAACTTTTAGGTGAGAGTATTGAATCATTTTTGCGTAGTAATCTCCggtaaaaagtaatttattgaACGTTGTACAGGTTCAtgtcaacttttttgaaaaaaattagattagaATATCTTGATGATCCAGCTGGGTGTTCTGGCAATGGCAGCTTCAAATCGAAATCACTTCTAAAGACAAGAGATATATCTTCAAAGAGGGGCTTAAAAAATTGCCAACTGTTCGGTTTTTTACGGAAAAAATCTACGTAAAAATGAAACTCGttctcattttttaaatctaaatcaGAAACTTCTTGTATCTACgctttcatctttttttcgatttttgtaatcttctatttcttatatgattttttttttcttgtttgcgCTTTAGTTCAATGATTCTGTTCTTTTAAGGGGTCTCAGTGTAGACTCTGTATTTATTCTATATATGGATTTTGGTGTGGGAATTTTTGGAACTGGTCTTATTTCATGGGGAGTGATTTGAACCGTTCTTATCTCTTGGTGAGTCCTTTGAATGTCTTCTTGCATAATTTGTGGTTCAATTTGCCGTTCAGAAGGAACTGTAGCCGTACAATattcagaatcttaaaaaattaagctgttaaaaGGGTATATCCCTGTGGCCTTAATtccctttttaatattttcaggaCAAAAAGCTCTTTGAAAAGGAACTTTTGTCAATCGAGCAATATCGTAAATTGATATCAGTTTACCTGGGTTATTCACTTgaaactcattaaaaaaaatttgcaatagCTTTTGAATGGGCCAAATATGGAAACGTCCAGTGGTTGCAGCTTATGAGAGCAATGAGATGGAAAAGACAAGAGCTCAATTCCATTTTCTCGACAAAAGTCTATACCTTCCAGTCCATAGTGTGATAAATGGTTgtccaaaataataagaataggTTTCTCTTCTCAGTTGGTAAAATTCTGGATGTGCTTTAATTCGTGAATAAACGGTTCTCCGACTATCCATCCATTTTTGCTCAAAAGACCAATACAGTTGCTGTGAACGTCTTTAATAAATTCATCCTTAAATCTGATCCTGGGGAAGACATACACTGGAGGTAGAGCCCAACCAGCAGCATTAACAATCCCTACAACTGTAACAAGAGTCCTCCTCTCTGCGAATGACACCTCGCTTACAGAGCGTTTCCCTTTTTCTGATATTAcctaaattttagttttgggtcaacaatttcaaaatattgtttttaaaagattgtctTACCTTTGGAGGGGCTAAGCCCGTTGAAATACCagtttcatccaaattaaaaatactttttggttCAAATTGATGCTTTTCGaagtctttttaaatttgtaaagaatTCCTCCACCGAAGTTTATTAAAGCCTCTTAATCTTGCTAAGCTTATATTTTCGGGCCTGCGCAAGGAAATATCAGGGTTTCTTTTGAGAAGTCCACGAACCCGATATAAGCTTCTTTTTCGACTAACCATGAactgtaatattattttttgttgcatattCAAAAGCAAAATTTCGAGCTATTGAATACgaaaatacaaaagtttgagCAGAACACCTTTTAAAGTATTCCACGAGTTCACGCTCCTGATACTTGGAAAACACTTGTTGGGTCGTATATTTGGAGTTGAATGTTGATTCAGTTTCTTAAGTCTGGAAATAAGTGTCGTACGTTTCAAGTCATATGTATTTCCGAGCCGCTGACGTGGGTGTTtctgttttgcttaaaatttcttCCAGAGCAGTTTTAAGCTTTGTTTCATCGATATCGCAGCGATCAGTCTTCTTCTTATATGAGCGAaccattcttaaaaaaaaattacagaaataacATGGGGCACATTCGACTATTGTCGTAAGTGCCCcacacttagtttttttttttaaattaaatttttttttgaaaacttctaaacataaattaaagaaaataaacccaCATTTACTTTTGATAATACACTACAACTTGAATTGGACACCTTTTAAATTCCGttatcacaaaataaaatatcactcACTTCGTGTCTGAAAGTAGAAAGAGAACTGTTAAAATACGTATATGATAGGAGAGAACAATGTGACCAACAATaccattaaaattttgatttaaaaatcaactCTCTTCTCACAATTGTAAAAGTCGAATGTGCCCCACCGTCGAAAATGCACCACACTACCCTATTATTAACGTAAAGGCAATTAAAACTATACCAAGGATAAAATCTGTAACATACTTTTTTGCGACTTTAGGGTAAAAATGGTCCCTCGAGTGTTACGTAACGTTTAGAGAGTGGGAGGGGGAGTACAAAAACACGTTACGGTGCGTTACAAGGCGAGAAGGGGGTCAaacatcttcaaaaagtaacgTAACTTAATACTTGAACGCTCCCAAAGTTGCCTAATTTGGAATGCAGGTTTttagcagctggccaatcagatactagaaacttaccttactttcaagtcccttctGTGGTCTCAACCTGTCCTTTTCTTTCAAGtaccttatgtcgtctgaacctgctcaGTGGCAAGTTTTGTGCATTTTTCAAAGTATCATacatttcttaacttaaaaaaagaagtgttttatttttagacttttggaaatattaatttagattttttccGCACCTTTGATGCTCATAAAACTAAGACCTTGGATAAAATGTATACTCAGCGACAGTATAAATGAAACACAACCTTTAGAATTTTTGCAATATAATGatataatgtatatatatatatgtttgttttatttttttcaaatattttataattagttCATTGTAAGGTTTACACACTGGATAAAAATTGTTACTCATTATCATCGCGTTATATGCGCGATGTATTTCACATATTCTTTcagttaaatattaatttctttgttgttatattattttaatataatatatatatttatgtttttaattagttttactAACcattgtttaataattaaagtccatacaaatttgaatttttatttcgttttcggttttatttggctaatttaaaaaaaaaaagaaaatatttgtatacatatatattataatttatttatatgcttATCATGAAATTCAtacatttctttgttttttgtttctaaatttgataaagaaaattaattaaggaatacaaatttaaggtTTAAACTATTAATATACTCTAATTACAAATACAATCACTCAATTTGAGATTTTGGTAGTGTGTTACACATCGCTATATGATATAAAATCATCAActctcattttttgttttttttctaataaaaaaatatatatatatattaataaataaatacacacaaataattattaaagtaAGCCGCAGCAAATGCTAATTAGAGACAAAttagaatataatatatatatatataaaatgaacaaacaactaaaactaaattttgtatattacaAACTCTATTATGTATTTGTGTGCatggtatatatatatatataatgttGGTGTGAGTGTGTGTGAAGGATATAACTTAGAAGAAAAAACGTAAACTAACTTaatgaataaatatataaaataaatgttagcATATCGCTTAACATTTAGGAAACaatctttttataataaatgtgAAATGGGcagaaaaaatgtttatgtgtaattaataattaataataataatcaatgtacataaattaaatacaaaattgattttcatacaaaacaagccaattttaaattaataattttatgagTCTAACGAGGAGATTTTGATATAGTAGTAGTTTTGTAGTTTTATAAAAGCAGATCTTGAAGTGAACAGTGAACTTGTATATGTCAAGGCAGCTTTATTCGGACTGAACTGGCTGAAGTCTTTAAAACAGGACAGCCTTGAATTAGTATTAATAactttaattgttgttttgcaCTGATTCAAAAATcagacaatttaaaaatggatcAACGACCGAGACGTTGTGAATGCGTATATTCGTGTTTTGggtttgaacttttaaaaaaccatcattttgaaaaaaagaaacccaCAGAGAACATTAATTAAGTCTTTGGggttttttgtatatgtatttttttactgaattactattttttcttatatgatttgtttgtgtttttaattgttaaattggcatttctttatatgatattttaaatcgtacaaaaataacaaaagtagttgttttttttacagtttgatgtgtccttttttgttttgttttctttttaaatctatGTTTATcgacacatttttatttttgatagtcCTACTTTGCTATgcaaggttttgtttttgtttaatttttacatttacaattttacatacataatatacaaTATATGCTGTTATGAATTAACTATTTTCGCATagtaataatatacatatatatatatattagaatctacataaaatgttttacaattttgtttattggacAACAATtgtatcaatatcaatatcaacatAACTCTTTAAATCGTATATTTTCTTAgatcaaaaaatt
This window contains:
- the LOC129945812 gene encoding NADH dehydrogenase [ubiquinone] 1 beta subcomplex subunit 8, mitochondrial; its protein translation is MASLIKGLQLAQQISKNSSILFTASRTASHWNKDFKPGPFPKTQEEREAAAKKYNLLPEEYRPYADEGLYYGDYPHLPEGPNGLGVEAKDNYYPYDYPEHKRNFNEPVHAQIDLIGEDRYSQPEKTRLENWQYFASFFGFMTGCFVLYYWLEDKKMFRPVLPKQYPGKGKVHYTFEPNN